The following are encoded together in the Pedobacter sp. D749 genome:
- a CDS encoding LTA synthase family protein: protein MIKRFKSATIVFLQIALVWLIALIVIRALEVLVNGLIHQFPAKLLGFMLWSWLADLSFWLKWLIFELILFVPLFFVHPKRATISFKVFVAIIIFIQLLLCQYFSTALVPLGADFYGYSFADIKQTVGASGTIKLPLILSFLGMIVLLVVTLKRLPKRIKAPLWLAWSLPVLSVFYLMTNGEEHLFKKNFEDLFINNLALNKADYFFKSSYLHFYPGDEDVDIYADAYIGDYGNGSIAHSTFSYLGGSEYPFYRKANDPDVLTPFFNKAKSKPNVVIIVVEGLGRAFTNEGAYLGNFTPFIDSLANKSLYWKNFLSAGGRTFAVLPSLMGSLPFGKNGFLDLGRQMPDHLSLFSLLKYNGYKTSFYYGGDATFDNMNLFLQKNRVDEIRDIKTFPAGYSKLPAENGFSWGYGDQELFQYYLANRPSKADKPAELNVILTVSTHNPFLINEQEKYNLRFEQRMVDLGFDETKKDNYRNYKHQYGTILYTDDALKSFFNNYKKREDYSNTIFVITGDHRMPEIPMSNKIDRYHVPLIIYSPLLKRSAQFASISTHFDVTPSLLAYLQSGYGIDLPGTASWIGSGLDTARSFRNVHSYPLIQTKTETIDFIQDSYHLNGTSLYQIGENMQEELVRDDVNYERIKNAFENFKRKNAGLGSKTSVLPPSIIQKYSPVKK from the coding sequence ATGATCAAGCGTTTTAAATCAGCAACCATCGTTTTTCTGCAAATTGCCCTCGTTTGGCTTATTGCTTTAATTGTGATCAGAGCACTGGAAGTTCTGGTTAACGGATTAATTCATCAATTCCCGGCTAAGCTATTGGGCTTTATGTTATGGTCATGGTTGGCAGATCTAAGCTTTTGGCTTAAATGGTTAATCTTTGAACTGATTTTATTTGTGCCGCTATTTTTTGTTCACCCCAAACGGGCGACAATTAGCTTTAAAGTATTTGTTGCCATTATCATCTTCATTCAATTGCTTCTCTGCCAGTATTTCTCTACTGCCCTGGTGCCTTTGGGAGCCGATTTTTATGGCTATTCTTTTGCTGATATCAAGCAAACAGTTGGCGCTTCCGGTACGATAAAACTTCCTTTAATTTTAAGTTTTTTAGGTATGATTGTGCTTCTGGTAGTTACACTTAAGCGATTGCCCAAGCGTATCAAGGCCCCGTTATGGTTGGCCTGGTCTTTGCCTGTACTGTCCGTTTTTTATCTGATGACCAATGGAGAGGAACATCTTTTCAAAAAAAACTTTGAAGACCTTTTCATCAATAACCTCGCGCTAAACAAGGCCGATTACTTTTTTAAAAGTTCTTATCTTCATTTTTATCCCGGGGATGAGGATGTGGATATTTATGCCGATGCCTATATTGGGGATTATGGTAATGGTAGTATTGCACACAGTACTTTCAGCTATCTGGGTGGATCGGAATATCCCTTTTACAGGAAAGCGAATGATCCTGATGTGTTAACACCATTTTTCAACAAGGCGAAAAGTAAACCGAATGTTGTAATCATTGTCGTTGAGGGGCTGGGCCGGGCGTTTACCAACGAAGGTGCCTATCTGGGAAATTTCACTCCCTTTATTGATTCATTAGCCAATAAAAGTCTTTACTGGAAAAATTTTTTAAGTGCTGGTGGTCGCACGTTTGCAGTCCTCCCATCTTTAATGGGATCTTTACCTTTCGGTAAAAATGGTTTTCTTGATCTGGGGCGGCAAATGCCAGATCATCTATCTTTGTTCAGTTTGCTGAAGTATAATGGGTATAAAACTTCATTCTATTATGGAGGTGACGCAACCTTTGATAATATGAACCTGTTTCTTCAAAAGAACCGTGTTGATGAAATCAGAGACATTAAGACCTTTCCCGCAGGTTATTCTAAACTGCCGGCGGAAAATGGATTTTCATGGGGATATGGAGATCAGGAACTATTTCAATATTATCTGGCAAACAGACCTTCAAAAGCCGATAAACCTGCGGAGTTGAATGTAATTTTAACAGTATCAACACACAATCCTTTCCTGATTAATGAACAGGAAAAATACAATTTGAGGTTTGAACAGCGCATGGTTGATTTGGGATTCGACGAAACTAAGAAAGATAATTATCGTAATTACAAACACCAATACGGGACTATTTTATATACGGATGATGCTTTGAAGAGCTTTTTTAACAATTATAAGAAACGGGAAGACTATAGCAATACCATTTTTGTAATCACGGGAGATCATCGGATGCCTGAGATCCCAATGAGTAACAAGATAGACCGCTATCATGTGCCTTTGATTATTTATTCACCACTGTTAAAGCGTAGTGCGCAGTTCGCATCCATATCTACACATTTCGATGTAACCCCAAGCTTACTTGCGTATCTTCAGTCAGGCTATGGTATAGACTTACCGGGCACTGCAAGCTGGATCGGATCGGGGCTTGATACTGCCCGCTCATTCAGAAATGTTCACAGTTACCCGCTTATACAAACCAAAACCGAGACGATTGATTTTATCCAGGATTCATATCACCTCAATGGCACATCGCTTTATCAAATAGGTGAAAATATGCAGGAGGAGTTAGTAAGAGATGACGTGAATTACGAACGCATAAAAAATGCCTTCGAAAATTTCAAGCGAAAAAATGCGGGTTTGGGTTCAAAGACCAGCGTGTTGCCACCATCCATCATTCAGAAATACAGTCCGGTAAAGAAATAG
- a CDS encoding GAF domain-containing sensor histidine kinase, which yields MSENYPLPPNETERLLKLSDLDIDYGSLSESFKDLTHLAAKVAGTEISLINLIDVYTQWTVARHGLDLHQMTREESVCQYTITQADQFEVPDLSADDRFNKNFYVGEPLSLRYYFGVPLKDNDGLNIGALCVLDTKLKMLSPEKIELLKIIAVEIMNRIKTYQTMESLQNKLKDAGESNKKVAHDIRGPLAGIIGLSEIITEQGKNTDLDQVIEFIKLIHSGSKSLLDLADEILSDHNEVKAPGMNEFDLSSFRAKLLELYGPQAAYKKINLKISINPDKKNIVFSKNKLLQISGNLISNAVKFTPAGGTITVELDLLVKQEANILQILVADSGVGISEDEIVEILTGGMGTKQGTGGEKGYGFGLSLVKHLIDKMHGEMFITSEKGQGTTFRIELPQSNL from the coding sequence ATGTCTGAAAATTATCCTCTACCACCTAACGAAACCGAGAGGCTTTTAAAATTATCTGATCTCGATATTGATTACGGAAGTTTGTCTGAAAGCTTTAAAGATCTTACCCATCTGGCCGCTAAAGTAGCTGGCACAGAAATTTCACTGATTAACCTCATCGACGTTTATACACAGTGGACAGTAGCCAGGCACGGCCTTGATTTACATCAGATGACCCGGGAAGAATCGGTGTGCCAATACACGATTACGCAAGCCGATCAGTTCGAAGTACCCGATCTTTCGGCAGATGACCGTTTCAATAAAAATTTTTATGTTGGAGAACCGTTGTCGCTTCGCTATTATTTTGGGGTACCGCTTAAGGATAATGATGGGTTAAACATCGGTGCGCTTTGTGTGTTGGATACCAAACTGAAAATGCTGAGTCCGGAGAAGATTGAGCTACTAAAGATCATTGCTGTAGAGATCATGAACAGGATAAAAACCTATCAGACCATGGAGTCGCTGCAAAACAAATTAAAAGATGCCGGTGAATCAAACAAAAAAGTTGCTCATGACATTCGCGGACCACTCGCAGGGATAATAGGTTTATCTGAAATTATTACTGAGCAAGGAAAAAATACCGATTTAGATCAGGTAATTGAGTTTATCAAATTGATCCATAGCGGAAGTAAATCACTTTTGGATCTTGCCGACGAAATACTTTCTGATCATAATGAAGTGAAAGCTCCGGGTATGAATGAGTTTGACCTCAGTAGCTTTCGCGCCAAACTTCTGGAGCTTTACGGACCACAGGCAGCCTACAAAAAAATCAATCTTAAAATCAGCATTAACCCGGATAAAAAAAATATTGTATTTTCGAAAAACAAGCTACTGCAGATTAGTGGAAACCTGATTTCAAATGCGGTGAAATTTACCCCAGCTGGTGGTACAATAACTGTAGAACTTGACTTATTGGTGAAACAGGAAGCAAATATTTTACAAATCTTAGTTGCAGACAGCGGAGTCGGAATTAGCGAAGATGAAATTGTAGAAATTCTAACGGGAGGCATGGGTACAAAACAAGGAACCGGAGGCGAAAAAGGTTACGGATTTGGCTTATCATTAGTAAAACACTTAATCGATAAAATGCATGGTGAAATGTTCATCACTTCTGAAAAAGGCCAGGGAACAACCTTTCGCATTGAACTTCCCCAAAGTAATTTGTAA
- a CDS encoding YaiO family outer membrane beta-barrel protein: protein MKSKFYLLLFSGLLFSTFSQAQDGSADELFTQARAAAFKSKDYTKAIALSKKALAKSPDYADIRIFLGRIYTWNKQPDSARQAFAMVLAKQPDNKDANLANATLEFWEDNNEKALLNVNKGLTFHPADDELLLLKAKILNSLKKWTEANATIEEVLKRSPNLTEARTLAVRVRENSSKNKIGLNYDFVYFDKQFDDPWHIVSLDYSRQTKLGSVTGRVNYANRFNRSGLQFEVDAYPRISDTFQAYISGGYSNDVGVFPHYRAGFSLYANLPASFEAEAGFRYLTFGESTWSYTASVGKYYKNFWFNFRTFLTPSNDQVSQSFALTTRYYFGGADDYFSLRLGTGLSPDDPQNNVLIGNTAYKLRSNNITLGYRKAFKSLNIFTVNLGLENQEYRLNTKGNQLDLGIGYIRRF, encoded by the coding sequence ATGAAGTCTAAATTTTATTTATTACTGTTCTCAGGTCTACTATTCTCGACATTCTCGCAAGCGCAGGATGGCAGTGCAGATGAGCTGTTTACCCAAGCCAGGGCTGCAGCCTTCAAGTCAAAAGACTATACTAAAGCCATAGCACTCAGCAAAAAGGCCTTAGCCAAAAGCCCGGACTATGCTGATATCAGGATTTTTTTAGGCAGAATTTACACCTGGAACAAGCAGCCTGATAGTGCCAGGCAAGCTTTTGCCATGGTTTTAGCAAAACAGCCTGACAATAAAGACGCAAATCTTGCTAATGCTACCCTGGAATTTTGGGAAGACAATAATGAAAAGGCCCTGCTCAACGTGAATAAAGGTCTTACTTTCCATCCTGCAGACGATGAGCTTCTGCTGTTAAAAGCTAAAATACTTAACAGCTTAAAAAAATGGACCGAAGCGAATGCAACTATTGAAGAGGTACTAAAACGATCGCCTAACCTTACTGAGGCACGTACACTTGCAGTAAGAGTAAGGGAAAATTCTTCCAAAAACAAAATAGGACTCAATTACGACTTTGTATACTTCGATAAACAATTCGATGATCCCTGGCACATTGTGAGTTTAGACTATAGCAGGCAAACCAAACTGGGCTCGGTTACCGGAAGAGTAAATTATGCGAATCGTTTTAACCGCAGCGGCCTTCAGTTCGAGGTAGATGCATATCCTCGTATATCAGACACCTTTCAGGCTTACATCAGTGGTGGGTACTCTAATGATGTAGGGGTATTTCCTCATTACCGTGCAGGCTTTTCATTGTATGCAAACCTACCGGCAAGCTTTGAAGCTGAAGCTGGATTTCGCTATTTAACGTTTGGCGAATCAACCTGGAGCTATACTGCATCTGTAGGGAAATACTATAAAAACTTTTGGTTTAATTTCAGAACTTTTTTAACCCCTTCCAACGATCAGGTCTCTCAGTCTTTCGCCTTAACCACCCGATACTATTTCGGTGGTGCTGATGATTATTTTAGCCTTCGGCTGGGCACTGGTTTATCGCCAGATGACCCCCAAAACAATGTTTTAATCGGAAACACAGCTTACAAGCTTCGTTCAAATAATATTACGCTCGGTTACCGGAAAGCGTTTAAATCGCTTAATATCTTCACCGTTAACCTCGGGTTGGAGAACCAGGAATACAGACTTAATACCAAAGGTAATCAACTTGATCTTGGGATTGGCTATATAAGACGTTTCTAA